One genomic window of Pseudomonadota bacterium includes the following:
- a CDS encoding CocE/NonD family hydrolase — protein sequence MTLRTLTLALTSLLASQALAHEPLRVLYDQKCSTRDGVKLSSDVYLPTAPGRYPVILVRSPYNKVSDRVLDKARYFTSKGYAYVYQDVRGRGDSDGVFVPYRNEGRDGYDAIEWAAAQPWSNGKVGTLGGSYLGRAQWLAALQRPPHLITMVALVTPSDPFVEWPTGVPIPMHLSWLHYVSGRINQNIKGVNWSQLYHHLPLIDMDDASGRPIPTWDEEIRHSGLSAWWDPIRYQNRYEQVGVPVLHISGWYDDEQVGTPLNFANMRKRGGTAHARANQRLLMGPWPHRVNSTSKLAEVDFGKNAIIDLKDYQRRWFDLWLKGLDDGIGAEPPVRIFVMGDNRWRDENEWPLARAKPTKYYLHSRGRANSRFGNGLLSRRSPRKEPADSYRYDPADPVPFITDPEFSQIGSADDYRAVERRDDVLVYTSEPLKQRLEVTGPLTMVLYASSSAPDTDFTAKLLDVWPNGYAQRLSDGLVRARYRRGLDKEVFLKPGNIYRFEIDLWNTSQAFLPGHRIRVEIASSAFPKYDRNLNTNAPLGRSTQMRIAKQRVLHTGRYPSHMLLPVIPNAESRVSR from the coding sequence ATGACTTTACGCACGCTGACCCTGGCTCTCACCTCCCTGCTGGCGTCGCAGGCGCTCGCGCACGAGCCTCTTCGGGTCCTGTACGACCAGAAGTGCTCGACGCGCGACGGAGTCAAGCTGTCGAGCGACGTCTATCTACCGACTGCGCCCGGCCGCTACCCTGTGATTCTCGTGCGCTCGCCGTACAACAAGGTGTCTGACCGAGTTCTCGACAAGGCTCGCTATTTCACGTCCAAGGGCTACGCCTACGTCTACCAAGACGTGCGCGGCCGCGGCGACTCCGATGGTGTGTTCGTGCCCTACCGCAACGAGGGCCGGGACGGCTACGATGCCATCGAGTGGGCGGCCGCTCAGCCCTGGTCGAACGGCAAGGTGGGTACGCTCGGGGGCTCCTACCTGGGTCGCGCCCAATGGCTTGCGGCCCTGCAGAGGCCGCCCCACCTGATCACGATGGTGGCGCTGGTCACGCCTTCCGACCCCTTTGTCGAATGGCCCACGGGTGTTCCCATCCCCATGCACCTGAGCTGGCTTCACTATGTCAGCGGCCGTATCAACCAGAACATCAAGGGGGTCAACTGGAGCCAGCTGTACCATCACCTTCCGCTGATCGACATGGATGACGCCTCGGGCCGGCCGATCCCAACCTGGGACGAGGAGATCCGGCACTCGGGGCTGAGCGCCTGGTGGGATCCGATTCGCTACCAAAACCGCTACGAACAGGTCGGCGTGCCGGTGCTGCACATCTCCGGCTGGTACGACGACGAGCAGGTCGGTACCCCCCTGAACTTCGCCAACATGCGCAAGCGTGGCGGGACTGCCCACGCGCGAGCGAACCAGCGCCTGTTGATGGGCCCGTGGCCGCACCGGGTCAACTCCACGTCCAAGCTCGCCGAGGTCGATTTCGGCAAGAATGCCATCATCGATCTCAAGGACTATCAGCGACGCTGGTTCGATCTGTGGCTCAAGGGCCTGGACGACGGGATCGGTGCCGAGCCCCCCGTGCGCATCTTCGTCATGGGCGACAACCGCTGGCGCGATGAGAACGAGTGGCCGCTAGCCCGCGCCAAGCCCACGAAGTACTACCTCCACAGCCGGGGTCGAGCCAACAGCCGCTTTGGCAACGGGCTGTTGTCACGCCGGAGCCCGCGCAAGGAGCCGGCTGACAGCTACCGCTACGATCCCGCCGATCCGGTGCCCTTCATTACGGACCCTGAGTTTTCCCAAATAGGTAGCGCCGACGACTACCGCGCGGTGGAGCGCCGTGACGACGTCCTCGTGTATACGTCCGAGCCCCTGAAGCAGCGGCTGGAGGTCACCGGACCGCTGACCATGGTGCTGTACGCGTCTTCGAGCGCCCCCGACACGGACTTCACGGCCAAGCTGCTCGACGTATGGCCCAACGGCTACGCCCAACGCTTGAGCGACGGCCTTGTACGCGCACGCTATCGGCGCGGCCTCGACAAGGAGGTCTTTCTCAAGCCCGGCAATATCTACCGCTTCGAAATCGATCTGTGGAACACCTCTCAAGCCTTCCTGCCCGGTCACCGCATTCGCGTGGAAATCGCCTCGAGCGCGTTTCCCAAGTACGACAGAAACCTCAACACCAATGCCCCTCTCGGCCGCAGCACCCAAATGCGAATCGCGAAACAGCGAGTGCTCCATACGGGCCGCTACCCCAGCCACATGCTACTCCCGGTGATTCCAAACGCCGAGTCTCGAGTTAGCCGGTAA